The following proteins are co-located in the Spirosoma montaniterrae genome:
- a CDS encoding AAA family ATPase: MEKQHLTYFKIENFKRFDSFEMSNLGQFNLIVGDNNVGKTSVLEGLCFDENVARLSFNYFTNFMSRKIYGLKAGEPDEMGKINYWEFTLKESSKPLQITVENDKPFSIKIELKTTLELSEYDRERIRKNSIGETPNIWIKSTVSRDNQDQIDYVGALANALFNRQDLGKNFLDWYMPFLPVNTSFSEDMVSFFYYYFNRNKAARQELEENLKQLIPNLEEIRPDRLFDNQETLSIGLTNRNFYSPLGQFGDGTVKLTMLLMEIFVAQNRRLMVDEIGSGIHFTRLKNYWKTVLQLCAKYNVQLFATTHSLECQQAFVEALEDPDMQPYQKDARNISLIENKAGEVKAVTYDFGQFEYALNIGFNTRGGAR, translated from the coding sequence ATGGAAAAGCAGCACCTCACGTATTTCAAAATCGAAAACTTCAAGCGGTTCGACTCCTTCGAGATGAGCAATCTCGGCCAGTTCAACCTAATTGTAGGCGATAACAACGTAGGCAAAACGTCGGTGCTGGAGGGGTTATGTTTTGATGAGAATGTTGCTCGTCTTTCCTTCAATTACTTCACTAATTTCATGAGCCGTAAAATTTACGGTTTGAAGGCAGGGGAACCAGACGAAATGGGGAAAATCAATTATTGGGAATTTACCCTTAAGGAATCAAGTAAGCCTTTGCAGATTACGGTTGAAAATGATAAGCCCTTCTCAATCAAAATTGAACTCAAAACGACATTAGAACTAAGCGAATATGATAGAGAGCGTATTCGTAAAAATAGTATAGGTGAGACGCCAAACATTTGGATCAAATCGACAGTAAGCCGAGATAACCAAGATCAAATTGACTATGTAGGAGCGTTGGCAAATGCATTGTTTAATCGTCAGGATTTAGGTAAAAACTTCCTGGATTGGTATATGCCATTTTTGCCAGTTAATACGTCATTCAGTGAGGATATGGTGAGTTTTTTTTATTATTATTTCAACAGAAACAAAGCAGCGCGACAGGAGCTTGAAGAAAATCTTAAACAATTAATTCCCAATCTGGAAGAAATCAGACCAGACCGATTATTTGACAATCAAGAAACCCTTAGTATCGGATTAACAAACAGAAACTTTTATTCTCCACTTGGACAATTTGGTGATGGCACAGTCAAACTCACAATGTTATTGATGGAAATATTCGTCGCCCAAAACCGCCGTCTGATGGTCGATGAAATCGGTTCAGGCATTCACTTTACAAGACTAAAAAATTACTGGAAAACCGTGCTTCAACTCTGTGCCAAATACAACGTTCAGCTTTTCGCTACGACGCACAGTCTCGAATGCCAGCAGGCGTTTGTTGAAGCGTTGGAAGACCCGGATATGCAGCCTTATCAGAAAGACGCACGGAATATTTCGTTGATTGAAAACAAAGCCGGTGAAGTAAAAGCAGTCACCTACGATTTTGGGCAGTTTGAATACGCCCTCAATATTGGCTTTAATACACGGGGTGGCGCACGATGA
- a CDS encoding dicarboxylate/amino acid:cation symporter → MKLPNLTTRIFIGMVLGIVIGYFFPATDSGFSGTDLNILSKIFLRLIKMIIGPLVFATLVVGIAKLGDFGTVGRIGLKTLAYFYFATILSLVVGLLVVNIMKPGEVMNLPLPVKGTDTGVEVKKLTFENFITHIIPTSFVEALATNEILQIVVFSIFFGVAVGAIGAQGKIMIKALDALSHIMFKITGYVMSFAPFGVLGAIANVVAMQGLGILAGYAYLILCFFGGLLFFVFVVLWGICLVVGIPYLALLKEIKDAFILSFSTASSEASFPQTIEALRRFGCSERIISFVLPLGYSFNLDGSMLYMTFATAFIAQAYNIPLSLEQQITMMLTLMITSKGIAGVPRASLVIIAGTLSLFNLPVEGLALLLGIDQVLDMGRSATSVAGNAVATCVISKWEGEFRNAQPVDSGEVAVE, encoded by the coding sequence ATGAAGCTCCCTAACTTAACTACCCGAATATTCATTGGCATGGTGCTGGGTATCGTGATTGGCTATTTCTTTCCAGCTACCGACTCCGGCTTTTCGGGAACCGATCTGAATATTCTGTCCAAGATTTTTTTGCGGCTCATTAAAATGATTATCGGGCCGCTGGTGTTTGCCACCCTCGTGGTAGGTATTGCCAAACTTGGCGATTTTGGCACGGTGGGTCGCATTGGGCTGAAAACACTGGCCTACTTTTATTTTGCCACCATTCTGTCGTTAGTAGTTGGTTTGCTGGTGGTGAACATCATGAAACCGGGTGAGGTTATGAACCTGCCTTTGCCCGTTAAAGGCACCGATACGGGGGTCGAGGTGAAAAAGCTGACGTTCGAGAATTTTATTACCCACATTATCCCGACCAGTTTCGTAGAGGCTTTAGCCACCAACGAAATCCTGCAAATAGTGGTGTTCAGTATTTTCTTCGGTGTGGCTGTGGGAGCCATTGGGGCGCAGGGTAAAATCATGATCAAGGCACTGGACGCCCTGTCGCACATTATGTTCAAGATTACCGGCTATGTGATGTCGTTCGCGCCGTTTGGCGTTCTGGGTGCCATTGCCAATGTGGTAGCCATGCAGGGGCTGGGCATTCTGGCCGGGTACGCTTACCTGATTCTGTGCTTCTTCGGCGGGCTGTTATTCTTTGTCTTTGTGGTATTGTGGGGTATTTGCTTAGTGGTGGGCATACCGTATCTGGCGTTGCTGAAAGAGATCAAAGATGCGTTCATCCTGTCGTTCAGCACGGCGAGTTCAGAAGCCTCGTTTCCACAGACCATCGAAGCGTTACGCCGGTTTGGCTGTTCGGAGCGGATTATTTCGTTTGTGCTGCCGCTGGGCTATTCGTTCAATCTCGACGGTTCCATGCTCTACATGACCTTCGCCACGGCATTTATTGCACAAGCCTACAACATCCCGCTTAGTCTCGAACAGCAAATCACCATGATGCTCACGCTGATGATTACCTCGAAAGGCATTGCGGGCGTGCCGCGTGCGTCGCTGGTGATTATTGCCGGTACGCTCTCGCTGTTCAATTTGCCGGTTGAGGGGCTGGCTCTGCTGTTGGGTATCGATCAGGTGCTCGACATGGGCCGTTCGGCCACAAGCGTAGCGGGCAACGCCGTAGCTACCTGCGTGATCTCGAAATGGGAAGGCGAGTTTCGGAATGCGCAACCCGTTGATTCGGGCGAGGTTGCCGTTGAGTAA
- a CDS encoding DUF3226 domain-containing protein gives MSNVQIFVEGVADQKFFQDLIHEWYGLKLSKGKFAEKNTRVEAGDIFDMGGQDSFADPIRMNLLSPIIQTLRIEEIPMLVIFDADEYIVKQPDIDMFCQEQGFSYFLLPFNGTHSDADKNDGDLETLLQEVICPDNQIIFDCWQTYEQCLATKKALNTASGAFTLPARKTKIYAYLEALLGETKTQKKLIKEEHRDYRNKKHWNLDPAHPALKPLKEFLDPFFS, from the coding sequence ATGAGTAATGTTCAGATTTTTGTTGAAGGAGTTGCTGACCAAAAATTCTTTCAGGACTTGATTCACGAATGGTACGGCCTTAAACTATCGAAAGGAAAGTTTGCCGAAAAGAATACCCGTGTCGAAGCAGGTGACATTTTTGATATGGGCGGTCAGGATTCATTCGCTGATCCTATCAGAATGAATTTACTGAGCCCAATTATTCAGACCCTGCGCATTGAAGAGATTCCAATGCTCGTCATTTTTGATGCTGACGAATATATTGTCAAACAGCCTGATATAGACATGTTTTGCCAAGAGCAAGGCTTTTCGTACTTTCTGCTGCCTTTCAATGGCACTCACTCAGACGCCGATAAAAATGATGGCGATTTAGAGACATTACTTCAAGAAGTTATTTGCCCTGATAATCAGATTATTTTTGACTGTTGGCAGACTTATGAGCAGTGTTTGGCAACTAAAAAAGCCCTCAACACAGCTTCTGGAGCTTTCACGCTCCCGGCCCGTAAAACAAAAATATACGCTTATCTGGAAGCCCTGCTGGGTGAGACCAAAACTCAGAAGAAACTAATTAAGGAAGAACACCGCGACTACCGCAATAAAAAACACTGGAACCTCGACCCGGCACATCCGGCTCTGAAGCCCCTTAAAGAATTTTTAGACCCATTTTTTTCGTAA
- a CDS encoding M42 family metallopeptidase: protein MNEQSKNFLYQYLNNASPTGFESSGQQIWLDYLKPYTDEYIVDTYGTAVGVVGPGKDYSVVIEAHSDEISWFVNYISDDGYLYVRRNGGSDALIAPSMRVNLHTKKGTVPGVFGWPAIHVRDLAKDAAPKVTDLTIDVGAATKQEVEEMGIHVGTVATFSDGLMELNGRYYVGRALDNRMGGFMIAEVARLLKENGVTLPYTLYVVNAVQEEIGLRGAEMIARRLKPNLAICTDVTHDTQSPKYDKKEQGDLKCGGGPVLCYGPAVQNNVLDFMIGVAEQQGIGFQRQAVSRSTGTDTDAFAYATEGIASALISLPLKYMHTTVETVHMDDVQNVIKLMYETLLALKGGEDFRYIK, encoded by the coding sequence ATGAACGAGCAGAGTAAGAATTTCCTGTATCAGTACCTCAACAATGCGTCGCCCACCGGCTTCGAGTCGTCGGGGCAGCAGATTTGGTTAGATTACCTCAAACCTTACACCGACGAATACATCGTTGATACCTACGGCACAGCCGTTGGTGTGGTTGGCCCCGGCAAAGACTACAGCGTGGTTATCGAGGCCCACTCCGACGAGATTTCGTGGTTCGTAAACTACATCTCCGACGATGGCTACCTCTATGTTCGGCGCAACGGCGGCTCCGACGCGCTCATTGCTCCGTCGATGCGCGTGAATCTGCACACCAAAAAAGGCACCGTGCCGGGCGTGTTCGGCTGGCCCGCCATTCACGTGCGCGACCTCGCCAAAGACGCAGCTCCCAAAGTAACCGACCTGACTATCGACGTGGGCGCGGCTACGAAGCAGGAAGTAGAAGAAATGGGCATTCACGTCGGTACGGTCGCGACGTTCTCCGATGGGCTGATGGAACTCAACGGGCGGTATTACGTGGGCCGGGCGTTAGACAATCGGATGGGCGGGTTTATGATTGCCGAAGTGGCCCGGCTGCTGAAAGAAAACGGGGTTACGCTGCCTTACACGCTCTACGTGGTAAACGCCGTACAGGAAGAAATTGGCCTGCGCGGGGCCGAAATGATTGCCCGGCGACTGAAACCCAACCTTGCTATCTGCACCGATGTAACGCACGACACCCAATCGCCGAAGTATGACAAAAAAGAACAGGGCGACCTCAAATGCGGGGGCGGCCCGGTGCTGTGCTACGGCCCTGCCGTACAGAATAACGTACTCGATTTTATGATTGGCGTGGCCGAACAGCAGGGCATTGGGTTCCAGCGGCAGGCCGTTAGCCGCTCCACCGGCACCGACACCGACGCCTTCGCCTATGCCACCGAAGGCATTGCCTCGGCCCTGATTTCGCTGCCCCTCAAGTACATGCACACCACCGTCGAAACCGTGCATATGGACGACGTGCAGAACGTAATTAAGCTGATGTATGAAACCCTGCTGGCCCTGAAAGGCGGAGAAGATTTTCGGTATATCAAGTAA
- a CDS encoding chromate transporter: MAQSAILESELAPYFTTKAPFQFPVNFREGFVKYWPIVTLVLLILSAPALLAFLGIGAALMPVSFLGGAGAGFTYTVSMVLALIGLVLSILALPGLFNRKRQGWVFSYYAQLISILTSILSLSLFGILLGLLFLMLLFQVREYYT, translated from the coding sequence ATGGCCCAATCTGCCATTCTGGAGTCTGAACTGGCTCCGTACTTTACTACCAAAGCCCCATTTCAGTTTCCGGTCAATTTTCGCGAGGGGTTCGTGAAATACTGGCCTATCGTAACCCTGGTTCTGCTGATTTTGTCGGCACCGGCTCTGTTGGCTTTCCTTGGTATAGGAGCCGCGCTGATGCCGGTCTCATTTCTGGGCGGAGCCGGGGCCGGATTTACCTACACCGTTAGCATGGTATTGGCTCTGATCGGGCTGGTACTGAGTATCCTTGCCTTGCCGGGTTTATTCAACCGCAAGCGGCAGGGCTGGGTGTTCAGCTACTACGCTCAGCTTATCAGTATCCTGACCAGCATATTGTCGCTTAGCCTGTTCGGTATTCTGCTCGGCTTGTTGTTTCTGATGCTGCTGTTTCAGGTCAGGGAATATTATACGTAA
- a CDS encoding ABC transporter ATP-binding protein — translation MTNILEVHHIVKQYAEHRALDNVSLSVPQGSIFGLLGPNGAGKTSLIRIINQITAPDEGEVILDGERLKPDHIKRIGYLPEERGLYKKMKVGEQLLYLAQLKGLSEKQAMEKLKTWFVKFDIKTWWTKNVEDLSKGMQQKVQFVATVMHEPDLIILDEPFSGFDPINANLIKDEILELRDRGKTIIFSTHRMESVEELCDHIALLNRSHKVLDGPKHVIKEQFKTHTYHVDYQGELSDLPPAFTVLNTQPTDSGFRRANIQIPPDAAVNDLIRHLLDRVAVRSFGENIPSMNDIFIKTVGETIE, via the coding sequence GTGACCAATATTCTTGAGGTTCATCATATCGTAAAGCAGTACGCCGAACACCGCGCTCTCGACAACGTTAGTCTGAGCGTGCCGCAGGGCAGTATTTTCGGGCTGCTTGGCCCCAACGGAGCCGGTAAAACATCGCTTATTCGCATCATCAACCAGATTACGGCCCCCGACGAGGGCGAGGTGATTCTGGATGGCGAACGGCTCAAACCCGACCACATCAAACGCATCGGCTACCTGCCCGAAGAACGCGGCCTGTATAAGAAAATGAAGGTTGGCGAGCAACTGCTGTACTTAGCTCAACTGAAAGGGCTGAGCGAAAAGCAGGCGATGGAGAAGCTGAAAACGTGGTTCGTCAAGTTCGACATCAAAACGTGGTGGACCAAAAACGTGGAAGACCTATCTAAAGGGATGCAGCAGAAGGTGCAGTTTGTGGCAACGGTCATGCACGAACCCGATCTGATTATTCTCGATGAACCGTTTTCGGGCTTCGACCCGATCAACGCCAACCTCATCAAAGACGAAATTCTGGAACTGCGCGACCGGGGCAAAACCATTATCTTCTCGACCCACCGCATGGAGTCGGTCGAAGAACTCTGCGATCATATCGCGCTCCTGAACCGTTCGCACAAGGTACTCGACGGGCCAAAACACGTTATCAAGGAGCAGTTCAAGACGCACACTTACCATGTTGACTATCAGGGCGAACTGAGCGATTTGCCCCCGGCTTTCACGGTGCTGAACACCCAGCCGACCGATAGCGGATTTCGGCGGGCTAACATTCAGATTCCGCCCGATGCTGCCGTCAACGACCTGATTCGGCACCTGCTCGACCGCGTGGCTGTGCGCTCATTCGGCGAGAACATCCCCAGCATGAACGACATTTTTATCAAGACCGTAGGAGAAACTATAGAATGA
- a CDS encoding aldehyde dehydrogenase family protein yields the protein MITALPQTTPRDAIQAAFDAQRKHAPQMALTTAEQRIERIKRIQSWITTHETDIQRVMYDDFRKPSAEVMLGELMAVHAEIKHIIKNLRQWMLPQRLPTPLSLVGTKSHIRHEPKGNVLIIAPWNYPFSLMIKPLVSAIAAGNVVILKPSEMTPHTANLVREMIAELFPANEVTVFEGDAAVSTALLELPFNHIFFTGSPAVGRIVMAAAAKHLTSVTLELGGKSPAIVDETANIKETAGRLAWGKCINNGQTCIAPDYLLVHRSVKEPLIQAMRETLTAMYSPDGKPIEQSDSYARIVNSKHFERVKGLLDDAVQQGATVAFGGNTNEADNFMEPTLLENVTDEMRVMQEEIFGPVLPVLTYENLDDALRTVNSREKPLALYIHSRSRQNTQYILDRTSAGDTVINDTLLQFGNVELPFGGVNNSGLGKSNGFFSFQEFSNQRGVMQREFGTMKFIYPPYTDKVKKLIGFFVKWL from the coding sequence ATGATAACGGCACTTCCGCAAACCACTCCCCGCGACGCTATTCAGGCCGCGTTCGACGCCCAGCGTAAGCACGCGCCCCAAATGGCCCTTACTACCGCCGAACAGCGGATTGAACGAATAAAACGTATTCAGTCGTGGATAACGACCCACGAAACTGATATTCAACGGGTTATGTACGACGATTTCCGCAAGCCGTCTGCGGAGGTAATGCTGGGTGAGTTGATGGCCGTTCATGCCGAAATCAAGCATATTATCAAAAATCTGCGCCAGTGGATGCTCCCGCAACGGTTGCCAACGCCGTTGAGCTTAGTGGGTACAAAGAGCCATATCCGGCACGAACCCAAAGGCAACGTGCTTATCATTGCTCCCTGGAACTACCCCTTCTCACTGATGATCAAGCCATTAGTGTCGGCTATTGCGGCTGGTAACGTGGTGATTCTGAAACCGTCGGAGATGACGCCACACACCGCCAACTTAGTTCGGGAGATGATTGCCGAACTCTTCCCAGCTAACGAAGTGACCGTTTTTGAGGGCGACGCAGCGGTATCGACCGCCCTGCTCGAACTGCCGTTCAACCATATTTTCTTTACCGGAAGCCCCGCCGTGGGCCGCATTGTGATGGCCGCAGCGGCCAAACACCTAACGTCGGTCACACTCGAACTCGGCGGCAAATCGCCCGCCATTGTGGATGAAACGGCCAATATCAAAGAAACTGCCGGTCGGTTGGCATGGGGCAAGTGTATCAACAACGGCCAAACCTGTATCGCTCCCGATTATCTGCTGGTGCATCGGTCTGTGAAAGAGCCACTTATACAGGCCATGCGCGAAACATTGACCGCCATGTACAGCCCCGATGGGAAACCCATCGAGCAGTCGGACAGCTATGCCCGGATTGTGAACAGCAAGCATTTCGAGCGGGTAAAAGGGCTATTGGACGATGCCGTGCAACAGGGCGCGACGGTGGCGTTTGGCGGCAATACCAACGAAGCCGATAATTTTATGGAACCCACGCTGTTGGAAAACGTGACCGACGAAATGCGGGTGATGCAGGAGGAAATTTTCGGCCCGGTGCTGCCCGTTCTGACTTACGAGAACCTTGACGATGCACTACGCACGGTGAATAGCCGCGAAAAACCGCTGGCCCTGTACATTCACAGCCGCAGCCGCCAAAATACGCAGTATATTCTGGACCGCACCTCGGCGGGCGATACGGTCATCAACGATACGCTACTGCAATTTGGTAACGTCGAACTACCGTTTGGGGGCGTGAACAACAGTGGCTTAGGTAAATCGAACGGGTTTTTCAGTTTCCAGGAATTTTCTAATCAGCGGGGGGTGATGCAGCGCGAATTTGGCACCATGAAGTTCATTTACCCGCCGTATACCGACAAAGTGAAGAAGCTGATTGGCTTCTTCGTAAAGTGGTTGTGA
- a CDS encoding type II toxin-antitoxin system HicB family antitoxin — protein MKELIFLVEEDPEGGYTAQAVGENIFTQGETIAELKTMIRDAVDCHYDSPAEWPQLVRLHFVKDEVFAL, from the coding sequence ATGAAAGAGCTAATCTTTTTGGTAGAAGAAGACCCGGAGGGTGGCTACACGGCACAGGCCGTTGGTGAAAATATTTTTACGCAGGGGGAAACCATTGCCGAACTAAAAACAATGATTCGGGATGCGGTTGATTGTCACTATGATAGCCCGGCAGAGTGGCCGCAGTTGGTTCGGCTGCATTTCGTAAAAGACGAAGTATTTGCTTTATGA
- a CDS encoding ABC transporter permease, with product MNTIFLIIKREYLVRVRKKSFVVMTILGPVLIFGFYAVIGWAAISSINQKKVAVVDESGMIASRLKSDKEMVYSTLRQPLPQAKQAFLKQGYDALVFIPKAVVEQPKTVQIFAEKGVSLDVQSNIEKAISKEIETIKLSQAGINQQVIQDAKVDVDAQTISMADGGEKSSNSIAMYVIGYFCAILIYISLMIYGTQVMRGVMEEKTNRIVEVIISSVKPFQLMIGKIVGVALVGLTQFMLWILLTVGLFTVGGKLMGDKVEQGRQAAQPTAMMNNNANSPEVKKVQENAVASVMKAVGTLNIPLIVACFLFYFLGGYLLYSALFGAIGAAVDNETETQQFMLPVMMPIIASIAFAQIAAREPDGAMAFWTSMIPFTSPVIMLVRIPFGVPGWQLALSMTLLVLGFIGTIWLASRIYRVGILMYGKKVSYKELSKWVFYKG from the coding sequence ATGAACACAATATTCCTGATTATCAAGCGCGAGTACCTTGTTCGGGTGCGCAAAAAGTCATTCGTTGTTATGACGATTCTGGGGCCGGTGCTGATTTTTGGTTTCTATGCCGTCATTGGCTGGGCGGCCATCAGCTCGATCAACCAGAAAAAAGTAGCCGTTGTCGATGAGAGCGGAATGATTGCCAGTCGGCTCAAAAGCGACAAGGAAATGGTGTACTCAACCCTGCGGCAGCCGCTGCCCCAGGCTAAGCAGGCGTTTTTGAAGCAGGGCTACGACGCGCTCGTGTTTATTCCGAAAGCGGTGGTCGAACAGCCGAAGACCGTACAGATTTTTGCTGAAAAAGGCGTCAGTCTGGATGTGCAAAGCAATATTGAAAAAGCCATCTCGAAAGAAATCGAGACAATCAAATTAAGTCAGGCGGGCATTAATCAGCAGGTTATTCAGGATGCCAAAGTTGACGTTGATGCCCAAACCATCAGCATGGCCGATGGGGGTGAAAAGAGCAGTAACTCCATTGCCATGTACGTAATCGGGTATTTCTGTGCTATCCTGATCTACATCTCGCTCATGATTTATGGCACGCAGGTGATGCGGGGCGTGATGGAAGAAAAAACCAACCGTATTGTCGAGGTTATCATCTCGTCGGTAAAACCGTTTCAGTTGATGATTGGCAAAATTGTGGGTGTTGCCTTAGTGGGCCTGACGCAGTTTATGCTCTGGATACTGCTGACGGTGGGCTTGTTTACCGTGGGGGGCAAACTCATGGGCGATAAGGTAGAGCAGGGGCGGCAGGCGGCTCAGCCAACGGCCATGATGAACAACAACGCCAACTCTCCCGAAGTCAAAAAAGTACAGGAAAATGCCGTTGCCAGCGTCATGAAGGCAGTCGGGACGCTGAATATTCCGTTGATTGTGGCTTGTTTTCTGTTCTATTTCTTAGGCGGATATTTGCTGTACAGCGCGTTGTTCGGTGCCATCGGTGCCGCCGTTGATAACGAGACCGAAACGCAGCAGTTTATGCTTCCGGTAATGATGCCCATAATTGCATCCATTGCGTTTGCGCAGATTGCCGCCCGCGAACCCGACGGGGCTATGGCGTTCTGGACGTCTATGATTCCCTTTACGTCGCCCGTGATAATGCTTGTTCGAATTCCGTTTGGCGTACCGGGCTGGCAATTAGCACTTTCCATGACGCTGCTGGTGCTCGGTTTTATCGGCACCATCTGGCTCGCTTCGCGTATCTACCGCGTCGGCATTCTGATGTACGGCAAAAAAGTAAGCTACAAGGAGTTGTCGAAATGGGTGTTTTATAAAGGCTAA
- a CDS encoding type II toxin-antitoxin system HicA family toxin, whose translation MRIPRDLTGIQLIKLLKPFGYEVVRQTGSHVRIETTQNGQHHETIPRHDPIKIGTLNNILKNVADHFDLTKEELAQKLFK comes from the coding sequence ATGAGAATACCCCGCGACCTGACCGGCATTCAATTAATAAAGCTGTTAAAACCGTTTGGTTATGAGGTTGTTAGACAGACGGGGAGTCACGTCAGAATCGAGACTACACAAAACGGCCAGCATCACGAAACAATTCCTCGTCATGATCCGATCAAAATCGGTACGCTTAACAACATACTGAAAAACGTTGCAGACCATTTCGATTTGACCAAAGAAGAATTAGCCCAAAAGCTGTTTAAATAG
- a CDS encoding helix-turn-helix domain-containing protein has protein sequence MTLVSDNIRYLRKLNGLTQEQFSRKINIKRSLLGAYEEGRANPNQQNMQAIAKAFNTTVELLTRQDLRKLRETPNLSIPLGQATTAEPVTRHATIRSDGKIDAHDDDPFQHPDFPDIFAEPAPKTPEPQPLTNVLNKFYRQDEPREPRPAPIPPVITPPARPTNERAQSTAFQPVTGNSPVDHLFGQPAELRPATPPMAPAPPARPAESSGFNNVYEAPNAVNRSAAVLPTVQSIPVVRQNQFGEYGQRYQQPDFLHRLPAMQLPTLPAGTYRAFEAGDDFAFPGALLVGQFVRNWFDIADGKQYMLVIHNQGICYRRVYNQVKIKGTLLLTADRPNVPNQEVPLKDVAEVWEICAFVSQQLPPPATNTDRLRQLVEELRFEVERL, from the coding sequence ATGACTCTCGTCAGCGATAATATCCGCTACCTGCGTAAACTCAATGGACTGACACAGGAGCAATTCTCCCGAAAAATTAACATAAAACGCTCGTTGCTGGGTGCTTATGAAGAAGGGCGCGCCAACCCGAACCAGCAGAATATGCAGGCCATCGCCAAAGCGTTTAACACCACCGTTGAATTACTAACGCGGCAAGACCTGCGCAAACTTCGCGAAACGCCCAACCTGAGTATCCCGCTGGGGCAGGCAACTACGGCGGAGCCGGTTACGCGCCATGCTACTATCCGATCTGACGGGAAGATTGACGCCCATGACGACGACCCGTTTCAGCACCCGGATTTTCCTGACATCTTTGCTGAACCCGCACCCAAAACGCCTGAGCCACAGCCGTTGACCAACGTGCTGAATAAATTTTACCGGCAAGACGAACCCCGCGAACCACGTCCGGCTCCTATACCCCCTGTAATTACACCCCCCGCCCGGCCTACCAACGAACGCGCTCAATCAACGGCTTTTCAGCCCGTTACGGGAAATTCGCCGGTCGATCATCTGTTTGGGCAACCCGCCGAACTCCGGCCTGCTACACCCCCGATGGCTCCCGCACCACCCGCTCGTCCGGCTGAGTCGTCGGGTTTCAATAACGTGTACGAAGCACCAAATGCGGTCAATCGTTCGGCTGCGGTGCTGCCCACAGTGCAAAGCATTCCGGTAGTTAGGCAAAATCAGTTTGGCGAATACGGGCAGCGGTATCAGCAGCCCGATTTTCTGCATCGGCTTCCGGCTATGCAACTCCCAACGTTGCCCGCTGGTACGTACCGGGCCTTTGAAGCGGGCGACGATTTTGCGTTTCCGGGTGCGTTGCTCGTGGGGCAGTTCGTGCGCAACTGGTTCGACATTGCCGATGGCAAACAATATATGTTGGTGATTCACAACCAGGGAATCTGCTATCGACGCGTGTATAACCAGGTGAAAATCAAAGGGACTCTACTTCTTACTGCCGACCGGCCCAATGTCCCCAATCAGGAGGTGCCGCTCAAAGACGTGGCCGAAGTCTGGGAAATCTGCGCGTTCGTGAGTCAGCAACTTCCCCCGCCTGCAACCAATACGGATCGGCTCCGGCAGTTGGTTGAAGAACTTCGCTTCGAGGTGGAGCGGTTGTAG